The Rosa rugosa chromosome 1, drRosRugo1.1, whole genome shotgun sequence genomic sequence attttgtttttattcaattgtattcggtCCTTGATATGATACTCTAATAGCCTACATAAGAAGCCTGTGTTGCTCTGCCTCTTGGTTTCATAGAGTTCTTTATACTGATGCTAGATCACTTTGTTGCTAGGATTGTTGATTTGGGTGATCAAGAACGGCTTTGATTCACTGATCAGGATCTGGGTTTTGCTCTTCTTGCTTGGATTGATTGAATTATTGGTGAAGGCTTTAGAGGGTAGCAGTcggttttgaattttgagtaTACAATGAGTGGCGCTGTGCttgttgctgttgctgctgtTGTTGGGAACTTATTGCAAGGATGGGACAACGCTACAATCGCAGGTACTAGCTTTGAATCTGTCTTTTTCAATACAGAAAGTTTGATTCCTTTAGATTCAGAACAATTGCCAACTTTAGATTCTTCAAAGAtggcttttttttttagctTTGGTTTGTGCTTTTCTttagctttcttttgttttgccgATGAAGTTTTACTTCATTGGAAGTTAGTGCATTTTGATTACATTCTCCAGAGTAACCCTTTTCGATTTTTGTTGCTGGATGGTGAGGTTGGAATGCGGTGTTTTGATGGCAATGCTGATGATGCAGATAGTGGTGTTGATGTTGAGTTGTGCTGTGCAGAGTTGCTGGGCGAGAGAGTGAAGGATTGGAAGCCGAGAGAGAGGCCACGATGAAGAAGAGGAGTCGGCGGCTTGCTAAGGTTCAAGAGGAGCCCATGGCCACATTATTGGCCAGAAATGCAACCACTGCAAATCATACAACACCCGCACAATTGCCAATCCAGTTCTTCCTTAATGATCAGAAGATGTTTCCCACGAATATGTCCAGTCCAGTTGGTGCAGTGAAAGCGTGTACCCTCAAATGTGCCCTGGAAAAGGGAACTTGATTGATTCAAATTTTATCCCCAATTAATTATGTACCATTGCATTACGGTTGATTTAAAatgattgtaatgttttatgtgTGCATCAGACTTTTTCCAGGCTATTCTTCGTCTAAAACCCATGTAATCAGTCTTAGGGTTGATGTAAACATTATATATACTGTAATTCTGTTCTGGACTAATGAAAGTTGATTCttgaactaaaaaaaaaaaaaaagtaaagctTTCTGGGAAGATTGAGATCGCAGCAACAAgaacaaaggaagaagaagaagaagaggaggagagaggaaattgtcaaaaaaaaaatatatatatctaggGTCATTTAAGTTATTTCATGGCATTTTtggggcccacgtgcttgccacgtcacacGTCTAACGGAGCCGTCAGCGAAATCTGACGGAAGTACCTCATCGATAGCGAAatatgagttcaggtatcacattggtagcactgagactctgggtatcaacttggccggtgcacaagagttgaggcactgatggtgcatttttctcataGTTTAATACGGATTCGTGTTGGGTCTACGTCACCCATTGTTTTCATCGATCTTGTCTACTAGTGTCTACTGTGTTGGGCATGTGGAATCGGGTTTGGTGCTGCTATTATTCTTCCAATCTTTCATTGATGAGCCAAACTTTCCCCACCAATGGACCAAATGGTCGGTCAGACTCTCGGAACCTACATCCCTTTGAGCATGTGTAATGTACCCGACTGTACAATGCCACGGCAATTTGGGGAATTATAATATTTCCTTGTAGATGCATGTAGCTCTTGTCCTTTATTGCTTAGTTTTGGAATAGGAATAGTACTATGACTACAATTGAGAAATCTAATGGGTAAATATCCATGCTCGGACGAAAATATACTTCAGAAAAAATGTGATTTGACCAATATATTCTTGATTTTAACAGAGGTTTTGAGGGAAGTATCAAAATGATAGATGAAATATAAAGTTAACGTACCAATTtaatagttatgaaagttgaggTACTGTTGAGTAAAAATTACACACAGTGAGCGAAAATGTCACCAAACATAATTTCATTCGTATTCATTAAAAGTATCAACGCTGCCATCCTGTGAAGAATTCAGGAAGATGTAATAGACCCAAGACTACTAAATGGGTGGTTCCCCCCAGAAGAAGACTCAAGATAAATTTTGATGGGGCCTTTCGCAGCAATGATGGGATAGGGGGAGTGGGAGTAGTGGCTCGTGATGACACTGGTCGCTTTCGTGGAGCATGCTCTCGGAGGTTACCATTGTTAAGCTCGGCGCTACAAGCAGAGGCTGAAGCATGTAGAGCAGGGCTGCTCCTAGCCATACATCAAGGCTGGCGTGAGGTAGTGTTGGAGAGTGACTGTGCCGTCCTAGTTGCTGCCCTCCACCAACAAATGGAGGACAATTCCGAGGTTAGTCGAATCTTAGATGATTGTAGAATTTTCATGCGAAGTTTTGATTGGATTGAAATTCGACACATTTTtcgtgaagcaaatagtgtaGCAAATAGATTGGCTCACTTTGCTAGTTTAGATCATGTTGTGGATCTTTGTTTAGTTGAGGCTCCTACTTTCAtacaggatgttctctatgaggataatTGTAACAAAACTATGTCTGCTCGGGGTtcaggtattacgtccccctcGATGCAGCAAAATTTatttaataatataaataacgggcgtggggctgagcctcctagttaggctgggttccaaaccccttttcagaaaaagaaaaaagaaaaaaaagaatagagttttaattatttcgggttcgacccattcaagacagaatgtgtctcttaattacaatcccttgttacagggaaacaccatttgattctatttatgaagaaaccaattatggatgtgtgtttgtttgtttttgcggctgcatccagatatttgaatgggttgcctacgtacccttggagagggatcaaaccactcgtagttcaagagttccaatgagtggatgactcattggagggttttgattttggaatgagaATAGTGTTTGGGACAAATTTCGTTGAAGTGGACCAGGGATTCAATTTTGTGCTTAGGACGTGGTTGCATCTAAATAGATTTGGTTCTAGATTGTCTACATACcctttgcgggatcaaaccacatgtagttccggcatttgagatttaaatgggtagatgacccatttattttgaattttgtgtTTGGGATAGGGTTTAAAGCCCTTGAATTTGGTTTGGACTttatttgtgtgatttggaatGGATTTGATTTTTGTGGTGCtgggagaatttgactggagtcagtgattcatttgTGACTGGccgaatttgactggtggagtcagggactgtttggagttgcggttgcatctagtgggtcgctagactgcctacataccatgtgaagggatcaaaccattgtagttcatTGGAATTGGTATTTCTGGTGTTGGGAAAATTTGACGGGAGTCAGTGATTCAATTTAGGATtggctgaatttgactggtggagtcagaaattttttttggacttgtggttgcatctaatgggtcgctagattgcctacGTACCAATTGTTTGATCAAACCGACCGTAGTTCATAGGAATTGAGTTTTCAGTTTTGTACCGACTTTTGTGTTCGACAGATGTATATAATTTGAATCCGTCAAATAAACTTTTTCTTTAGGTGGACTCTTAATTTGGTAAAGTGTCCACTTATTTGATTTAGGCACTCGTCGTACCGAGCTTTGCAATTGGCTCTGAGACTTGAAGTAGGCCTTGCATATGCTTGATTGTAGTTGCGGACATGTAATTTGATTAAGCCCGGAACTTTGAAGTAGGTGTAGAGTTGACTTGGACACCTTCTAAACTCTCTGTACATATGGGACTATGAGAGAGCTCAACACCATTATCTGCCTTTGATTATTTTCTACCTCGTGCTTGCATTTTAAGGTTTGTTCACTCTAGCAAGAAGGACAAATGTAGGTACAATTTTGAGAAGTGTCGACCCATGTAGCTTTAGGAGGTAGTCTAGCATATCTTTCGATCTTAGGATTTAGGATTGATTATACTTGTTCAATCCTTGATGCATGCTAGACATAATGGCTTCTGGGTGTTGGCAAGAAAAGgcttttatcattttttttttctctgcttGCGGTGCCATGCCAGAATAGCATTCAAAATTTCAACTCTTCCAACATATTAAAAGCTGGACAATGCATGACTTTATATTTTGTGCTATACACATGTTTCTGCATGCAATCTCGTCATTTGAGCTCAAAAACAAATGTTGTTCCATTAATTCACATCGTTGGCTTTTGTTTTAGCAACTTTCCAAAACCCATGTACCATTCTATTTGATGGATGTATTGTCGAACTGAGTCTCCATTTTTTTGTGACGACAGACGATACTTGGCATCATTCTAGCAGACAATCAAGTTATGGCTTTATTGGTCGCTGCGTTGCTGCGGATTTGTTGATTGCTGCATATGCTTGGCCTTCGTTGGTGATCATGCTGCTCGTGGGCTTCATGTGCTTTGACGGGGAGGCACCACCCACCATGTTAGGTTTAATTCACTTTGCTTTCGCCACCTATACACAGGACGCCCCGCCATATAGACATCGAAAGAAAGGAATCACCATGCTTTGTCTAGCTCACTCTGCCTTCGGTGCCTATAGGCAAGACACACCGCCATATAGacaccaaaagaaagaaagaaagacacCACCATGTTTAGTCTAGCTCACTTTGCCTTCACGGCCTATATGCAAGATGCACCGCCATATAGACaccgaaagaaagaaagaaagacacCACCACGTTATGGCTTTGATTTGTGTCAGAGAGACTACTGTGGGCAGCAACTAGCTTGATGACTCCATTGTCGCTGATGTACGTAGTAATTGCCTTAGTCATCAGCAGGAGAATATGAGGGTGAGAGCAGCAACAGACACTCCAGAGAGATTTTGGCCATGCTCATCGATTGTTGTATTTGTGGTGACGTTAAAGATGACACTTAGTAACGTCTGCATCATGAAAGAGAAAGCTCAGTAATTTCAAGTGATAATTATAATCATATACCTATGATTTATGAAGCTTTTTCTACTACAACGTGGTTCTCCGTCTGGCTTCTCTTGGAAAGCTTTAAGGATGGAATGTTGTAGAGTTTCAGTGTTGTGCGAACTCTCTCCTTTCTACTCTCCTCTGTCTTGGGTGCCTCAATGTTGATGGCTTTTGCTCTTTAATGTTGCAGAgcttttgccttttttttttttgctctctAGTCTTTCTGCTATCCCTCTCTCTTTTTTAGCTTCTCCCCCATTTCTTGTAGAGAACGTGTCTTTATATAGGCAGCTCCGGTCAGCTTGAGATAAATTTTTGAATGTGAATTGAAACTATAAAGTTCAAATTTGAAACTTGAGAAACAGTCCCCATATCTCCGCCTGAAGATTGAGCTTGCTGACTTCTTTCTTTTCAACGTGGCTGACTTATGAGTTGCCACAATTCTTATGTTGAATTTCCAAGAGGTGGAGCTAATCTCATTCGGTGGATAAGCCAAAATGTATTTGAAATATTTGGATGATCAAGCTTACTTTCAAATGCAAGATTTGTAATTGACCCACCTTAAATTTTCAACGGGGTTTGACTTCTCCTTGTTAATCTCAAAGCTGGAGTCCTTTCTTTTTGAAATGAGACCCACTAGAAGTTGAAGTCTTGATTATGATTGAAAGAAGACCACTTGAAGTTATGCACTCGTAATTCTTCTTCTCACCACAATAGCTGGGTCTTATCTCATCGTTTCATTAAGAGGATTCATATATACAAACATATATAGATATGTGCATATAATTCAAAGACAGAATAAATCATAATGTATCACAATGATACCAGAGCGAGTTAgagatgtttttgttttttgtttttttacctTCGTAGAAACGATAACTTTATTGATAATATGGTAGCATTACAAAGAGATATGTCACATAGTGGTTTGTAAAAATAAACCTTCCACACTTGATTACTCATGGACACAAAAAAATGAACACAATACTGagcaaaatttgaaaaaaaaaatatcaatccCTCTACTCCATCTAACTATGTGATCACCATAACCATATCAAACTGCAGGGCAACATTTAACATCCTGGCAGAATAATTCTTATAACTTAGAGCATCATTGGATTTGAGAACACCAATGGAGCGGTTCCTCCTCTTTTTTCAAGTTGAAGATTCAGCCGAATCTGACACAACAATTGCGAGAGTAACTTCACTAGCCAAAATACACTCAAATCCAAGTAATCGAACCACCTCCACATGGCGAAAATTAAGCATCAACACCACCAAGTCTCTATCTTTTCTGAGGAGACATCGAGTGTCTAAGCTTAAACGCTACCCTAGGGTTGGTTAGCAAGCACTTAGGGGGTTGTGGGCTTGGCTGACCGGAATCACTAAATAGGGGGCACTAGAATAACCGGCGTCGATAAAGGCAGCGGTGGTGGCGTCACCGATTATTGAGAGGAAGCAAACACAAATTATAAAGGAGTAATGAGGTTGTACTACCGGGGCATACCCTAAGGCACCTTCTTCACCTCAAAAACCTACACCTCTTAGTAGAGACAATTCATATTCTATGTGCTGCCTCATGAGACCTAGTGGATGACGTGGAATTAGTAATGTTGACCGTAATTAATTTTCTAGAATAAAATGTCACGAATTTGTTGCTTATTAGTTTAAATGTTACTTTTTTGTTGTTGGCAGTTATTAGTTGTGTTTTTTATTGCTCCGTGCACAATTATGAAATAAAAGCGTTGTTTTTGGTCATCTGAAACTAAATGATTGCTTTTCAGTTGGACCGCCTGGACAGAAAAGTAGTTcattttcaaaagtgatcaacaAGGTACCCAAACATTCAAAAACAAACTATCGGGCCCTCTATGACCAAATTTTGTCATGGCTCCATCAGACCACCTACTGTGCACGTGCACGTATTTCATGTTTGAGGGTTTGTTTCACCTAAATGATCATTCATTAAATTACTTAAACTTTCAAAACCACATTATCAATTGGTCATAACTCAGTTAAAAACACAACCATAATTTCAATTGAGCAAATGTCACAAAGAGTACCCGACATTTGGgtcattcgacactttgattCCCAAAATTCTAAAagtatcacattggtaccttAAAATTAATCCCTGAAAATTTTCTCTCAAATTGTTAATTgttaaggtaccgaactagatcaaactAATTGACGAATCAAATCTGTtaaacatgaaccgttcataGTCATAACTGATAATTCAttattatgaatgccttaactaTTTTCAacttggttgaaaaattgcataaacgatctacacataaatatctaaacatctaacggttgatttgcggaaatgtgatcgaaaagtaggtCTAACAAAAAatcctcaactagtcctcattagaaAGGCTCCCATTCTTTTAGTATAGTCCGTTAATAATACGGTTAACTTCTCATTTTTATCAAGGGCATTATTATCCTCAAATTCTCGTGTCGAATTATATAAATTTTAAACAATTATAAAAAactcatttcaatttcaatactTCAAATTGCCGAGAAATTGATCCCTCAACAAGTTGCGCTTTAGGGATTTGGATCCCTCAAAATTGGGCCTCGAGTTTGAGTATGACTATAGAAAGACCCTATTCATTATTCGACATGTTTCTTCGCACGCATCCATGTCGATCGAATAACGGAAACAAAGCAGAAATGACTACACAACTTCTTTGTCCAGTTACCGTCGTCTTCTCTGTAATAAACAATTCCATCACTTGTGACATTTCGATGAACCAAAACCTGTGCTTAAACCCATAACCTTGAAATCCAAACTGCTTAAACCCATAACCTCCAAACAAAAAATTTAACAAGTCTAAGAGTTAGAGCTAGAGCTATGATCCTACCAGCGGTTAAGTTAGGAACCCTTGCCCTGAAAACCTTCTGCAAACCCATTGCCAATCGCCTCAAGAAAGAGGCTGGTTTGCACCCCAGGTTTAGGCAGTTCATCATTAACATTGCCCAGGTTCACTTCTTACCCAACtctttaattttgtattttcattttaGTTTCTTCCAGACTTTTGATTGTGGGTCTCTCTTTGCTTGAGATTGGGTGTTTTACATTTTGTTGCTAATTTATGTGTTCTAGTGTAATCATTGAATGGTGTATATGATGCAAGTTGAACAACATTAATACTGAAATAGGTGCTTTTGCTTATGAATCATGGTGCTTGATACTGTAGTAGCATTGCTGATTTCGTGTCTGTTATACTATACACACAAAGTTTATACTGGGATTTTATTTAGACGACATCAGGCAGCAATAAGCTCCTAATGAACTTCAATCAGTTGTTTGCGATCTATATGGGTAGATGAACTTGTCATTATGCTACATTTCATAATCTGATTAATCTCTATTGAATTCACCGACTTAATTTTTCCCTTGGACAATACATGTTAATAATATTCAGTTCATCTCATTGTTTAGTTCCTCAGAATCAATCTGTAGTAATTGCCTTATTTCAGGTTTTCTCCATGGATGATTTAGATTTGCTGTCTCCATGAATGCGAAGTAGTATGAATTCTCCTTGTAGTTGCTTGATGGGAGCAATGTTTTTGTCATTgttgtcatcatcatcattatcgTTGCCTCCATTAGATTCTATGTTAGCTTTCTCTATATCCAGCATGTACAGTATTTTTGATGCAAATATATCAAAATATAGATTCCTGATGACACGTGAAGTTTATGTAATTTGATGGAAATATATAGTGTTCTTTTTCTTGATTTGGTCAGTAATGGGTCACTTTTGTATGTTTGCAATAATGCCTCTTTAATTATAtgcttaaattttgttttgtcATTTGGACATTGAATCAGGCAAATCATCGATTTACAACAAATGTGCAAAGACGGATTTATGGTCATTCAACTGATGTTGCGATTCGTCCACTGAACGAGGAGAAAGCTGTCCAAGCTGCTGCAGAACTTCTTGGGGAGCTCTTTGTGTTCACGGTACTATGAACTCCCAGTTTCATTCCTGGTCTAAGAATATTATGTGGATGTAAGTGGCATACAAGATACAAAGTGATTGAGCATATTGTGTTGCAATTTGTTTAGATAACTACTGTTAAAAGAAAACACGCATACCTTGGCATCTAACAGAACAAAGGTCCTCATATTAGATCATGTGAAAAGTCAGAATTTCCGAATATACACCTACTCCTTCCAACCAAATACACCACCACAAAGACAAAACCTGTTTAGACCATTCTCTTACTCTTCCTTGCATAACCCTGAAGAAGTTAGCCCTTCGATAGTGTGCGGATGGCAACACCCAACATATgtgaaaaagagagaaagaacccCCCAAAAGCCAAGTGACAGGACAATATGAGTGTAGAACAGCCCTTTTAGTCATCATGTTGTCTGAGGTTAGATTCTAACCAAACCTGCTGTCGCGACAACACAAACCACACAGGGAGGTTCTCACATTCACTGAGTGTTTTGATATGGTCCTCCTTGTGTTTTAATTCCTATTAAGAGGCTATTTGTCTTTAGTCTTGACTGGTCACTATTGTATAAGTTAGCATATGTTGTGACAGTCAGTTCTGCCGAGCTCTTATCAGTAGCATATACATTACAACGCTGTACTACATAGTATTGTTACAATTGTATCCCACTTGTATGACCCCTCTAGCCACAGAGTCATGGTGCTTCAGGCATCGAATACATCTTGAAGAGTCAGACATCTTGTGGGTTACACTTTGAGATGCTATTGCATGCAGCAATGTTAGTCAGAAGAGTTCATAGCAAACAGGATAAATATCGGTCATTACAATATTAAATAAATGAGCAACCTCAGAACCTTTGTGCACTCTAGTCCCACATGATGCAGAAGTGATCACAAGAATGTTATGACATATAACACACGTTGAGACATTTTATAGTGTTTCCTTGTAAGGTTATAAGGAAAGTTCAAGAGAGGGAAATTTAGGCCAATCTTGTAAGGATATTATCCCTGGAATGTTTTGGAATTAATAGGCTGAAAAGTGATGGGCCACGAAATATCCCTATTCATGAAGCCAGTTTTTTTCTTGCTTTTAATTTTATAGAGGAAGTATAGAATCTTTTGAATATTCTTATGCAATCTTGTGATATATCCTTTTGCAAAGTAGGGTTTAGTAGAATGGTCTTACTTGCATCTTCTAGTTATATAAGTTACAAATACCATTATGTCTATATAGGTTGCAGGAACTGCACTTATTTTTGAAGTCCAAAGAAGTTCAAGATCAGAAGCAAGAAAGGAGGAGCTGCGTAAACAGGAGTTA encodes the following:
- the LOC133736870 gene encoding OPA3-like protein; translated protein: MILPAVKLGTLALKTFCKPIANRLKKEAGLHPRFRQFIINIAQANHRFTTNVQRRIYGHSTDVAIRPLNEEKAVQAAAELLGELFVFTVAGTALIFEVQRSSRSEARKEELRKQELQAMKQRDEELEREVQLLKKKLEELEQLAKGRGIAGLFSFRHAQATDNGNRNPSLTPEKIV